The sequence below is a genomic window from Scophthalmus maximus strain ysfricsl-2021 chromosome 19, ASM2237912v1, whole genome shotgun sequence.
agagagagagagagaagctgctcACTCAAATGCCATGGGCCAGTGCATGAGGTAAAGGTCCAGGTAAGTGAGACCCAGGTGGGCCAGGCTGGTCCTGCATGCTTCTTCAACATCCTCTGGCTCGTGCTTAGTGTTCCACAGTTTGGAAGTCACAAACACCTCCTCACGTTGCAGAGCCTGGAGGGGAAAGTACAATGGATGagcacagatactgtacaaaACCCTCACTGCTGTCTGAGTTCTACGCAAGTTATCAGTTGTTTCAAAGTAGAAATCCAGTAATAAGGTTTTCTTACCTCGACCCTCATGCTAATCCTAAATCTCAGTAGACATGTCAGAGCCCCCATCAACATTAAACATCTCAAATAAGTTTCAAATATTCTAATATGTTCTTTCTGGAGCTTTAGGCCATATTGCATTATTTCAGACATTTAACGTcgcaatatctttttttctgctgctatTTTTATTGATTAGAATGAACTAAAAAGCTCAACTTGGCAGAAGACATGGAGGATGAGTTTTAGAAATGCTCAGAATAATGGCAGGCTGAAACCTCTACAGTAGCATGACAACAATTCAATCTTCTGATGAAGTGATATGATTGAAAGAGCCGAAACAACTTCGTAAAATGGGCCTTGAGTTGAGGCCGCCGATGctaaggtcaagaatgaactgTGAAAATCAATGCAACCAGAGTTTCTCACCCTCCCGGGACCGACCCTCAGAGCCAGAGCCTCTCCGACCTCCCGTTCGTTGCTGTAAGCCGCAGCGCAGTCAATGTGTCTGTACCCGCAGTCCAAAGCTGCCAGCACTGCCTGCTTCACCTGAGAGACGCACGGAGGAAGGACGCTTTCCATTCACGTTTTGATAATGCCAATGAACGAAGCGTGTGTCAAGTGTTCATAGCTCTACCTGTCCTGGAGCACTCTTCCACGTGCCAAGTCCGACCACGGGCATCTTCTGCCCGGTTGAAAGAGTCACAAAGGTGCTCATGTTCCAGCTCCGAGGACCTGACGGAGGGAAGACTgtggcagaggagtgtgtgaggCCTTTGTGTGCACGCAGAACCTTTCCTGTGGAAACGGACCCGCTGGCTGTCCAGTCATCATGACTATGCCCTAATGTTCTGTTACTGATTATCACTCACATGTGAATTCATTAACTCGTGCTCTACAGCAGGGGTCAGGTGTACACACAACATACTCTACATGTGCAAAAAGCTATTAACAAGGCACAAGTGTTCACCAGCCTACGTGCAGATTAATGTGCATAGTCTCAGTAATAGTTTGCGCTAGGAGGCGAGTGTCAAGcattttttcattcacaaattCTACATCAAATTCGACCTCGATGACCCAGACTTGGACTCAGGTAACGGGGACCTGACTTGGACTCAAACTTTACTCTTCTTGGATTCGGATTTGAACACTGGGGACACGAGTCTCAACTCAGGTTTCGTGACTTGACCACCACACTGCATGTGCTgcgctgcattttttttactctgagcTGAAAAGGATGCTTCAGTGGAAATATAAACTCTCTGCGAACCCAGTCTTATATCCAGAAATAGCTGATACAGCTATAAGGCATTAGTCACAGTGGGGTGTTACTGCGGCACACCACAGTTCACTAATTGTCTGCTATATCCTTATACAtgtgtgatacacacacacacacatgcacacgcacatgcacacgcacactgcagTTGTTTCCCATGATCAGCCTCCCAACACACATCACCTGCCCTGACTGTCTCCTGACCCAACGGCAAAACAGATTGTGCAAGTGGATAATGCGCTAACATAGTCAGTAAATGGAACACAGATTAGACCTCAAGAGAATaaaagtctttatttttcagtcaaGACTTCAGTTCCTACCTGGGGTCGTTCTGGTGGGGGGGACCAGTGGTCAGCTGCTGTTCCTCTGGATGTTAACAGGCCGAGGTCAAAGTCTGCCATCATTTGTTTATCTGTAACTCAGACTGATGGAAAAAGTCCAAACTCCATTGTACTTACCAAAATAACACAGTTCAACATACAATactaacacactctctctccctctcttgctctctctctcacagacactaacacacacacacacacacatgcagagaatCAGAAACCTTAATTCCGTTATGATCGTGTACACAGGGATATGCTTGTCATGGTTCATGTAAACATTGAGCCATAAATAGGATCTAAACACTAAAGTGTATGTAAATACTTTCATCCAGGTGAGACTTGAGGTTCACATCCACAtcttcaaatgacaaatgacacaaactgtCAACTTCACacatttggtttatttgtttccattttgaaAAGATCATAAATATTGTCAAATGCACATAAGCAGTGACAGTGagtctctcagcagcagcacgtgTGGTTGAAGCAGgacgctcacacactcaaacaagtCATTCAAGTCTCTaccatcatctcatctcatgtcAGTATCTCTTATGACataaaaagtgcatttttcaacatgttgcattcaaacatttccccaatatgtgatatacagtatatgacctACTAGGGCCTATCTGCATTAACCATAATCATACACATCTTATGAAGTACAGTCggaagagcaagagagagcaTTCATAGCCCCCTGCAGCTGAGACAGAGAACTGCTGCAATATTACAAAACCTGCTTCCTAAACAGGGTCTTCTACTTGGAGAAAAACAGATGTACAGATGTtacagaggacagaagcagtTATCAAATCACAAAACGAGGACTCCATGGTGGTCCATTTTTTGGCACTGCTCACAGTAGCACcagaaaaagcagaatataCACAACGGAGCCGGGTGGGAAATCAAACCTGTACTTGTTCGGCACTTAACAGATGTATTGGCAAAATTCCTCGGTCTTGTATCAGTGCTCTCCTTCAAACACGTCCTCTCTTACATACAGTAACATACGGTGATTGATTTTCATTGCTTACTTGATGTTTTCTCCCCCAAGATCACCAGCTCCCGATGGTCACGTCTAACACGGCCTAGGGCAGACGTCTGTTGTTTGTGCACTTAACATGGCTGGTTGTATATATTTCACTGTCATATTACAGTGTGacctgtgtgcacgtgtgtgttcacatgtgtgGTGTGACACAGGGCTAAGACACCTGAATGTTCCTCAGATATCGAGCCATGCCATTTCGGCTCAGAGCGGCCGCGCAGCTCAGAAGGGGAAGCACCCATATTATTTTCAGACTGTATTGTCCGAGTTAATACTGCTGTAACAGCATGTGATTGTCATTCTCAGATTTTCCAATGCAGCCGAGATATGCTAGTATTAGTTGGAGTGATGACAACAACCGATTGTGGGGCAGACGGATCATAGTGGACAGCAAGACGGCCGACAGACTTGGAGCACAACGCTTTATTAGACTGAAAGCACGAGAAAAGCAAGTGGCAGTGGGAGAGTTGTTGTAAAACTGGGGTTGGCACTGAACACACCGAGGCCGCCTGTACACTCaaggtcaaaataaataatcctgTTTGGAACCTCCTGTGGAAAAGgaaatgctggaaaaaaaaaagtttcttttacaaaaaaaagatctcatcCTATCACAAAAGACGAGGATCGGAGAGTTGGACAGCTTATAAAAGCACTGATCGATCTGTAAAAAACTGTTAGGAAAAAGACGTTTCGGTAAAAGACACACTTGTGCTGAGCCCGTCCTCAGCACTCGCTCCACCACTTgggcgcttgtgtgtgtgtgtgtgtgtgtgtgtcggtgtgcttgggccaaaagacaaaacaaacacaaataatcacATCCTGATACTTCCATTTGTGTTGGCACTCTCCCTCCGTCCGCCCACTGTGAAGTCCCTGCGGACCACCGTGTCTCTTCAATGCCGTGTGCATTACCACAGGACATGGGACGGTTGACTAAAATAAGGATCCAAATATAAGAGAGGAGTGGATGAAGTTGCTTTTCTGGGTTTAGGCTGGAGTGCGTGTTCGTGGAGGGGTCGGAGGGCGAGTCTTCCTATGAATGGGGGAGGTGTTGTCTGATAATCTCTCGGGACTGGGGGGGGATCCTGTCGGGGAAACGGACGGAAAACTCCACGATGAGGTCACCGCGCTGCAACGGGTTCTTGGGGAATGGCAAGCCTTCCCCCCTGACTCGCTTCGCCGTCCCCGGCTTGATGATGTCGTGACAGGGGAGGGAGATGATGCGGTTGTCCAGCGTGGGAATGGTAACAGTGCAGCCACACAAtgcctggagaggaggaggagattgagaGGGTTAATACCTTTAGTAGGAATGAAATGTCGAAGCCATGAATATTCCGATGACTTAATGTTTCCATGGACTTTAGTTTCTCTTCCCTCAGTGCACATCcctatgttttttccccctttgtgttcatcatgtgtttCGTGACTATGTCACGACAGAAAGATACAGAAAGTGGAGTCCCTGATAATTATCGACTACAGCACCGTGGAGTCTACAGAACAGCAGCTGGAACAGGAACATCAGGAAAACATGACTTGGCAGTGGAAAGGTTTTCCGttttgtgagagagagtgtgtgtgtgtgtgtgtgtgtgtgtgtgtgtgtgtgtgtgtgtgtgtgtgattgtgtgtaacCGTTGGAGGGGGCTACAAATTGCACACGGGACTAATTTTAGCAACCACCTCATAGCTGGGGCTAATGAAGTAAGGCAGGAATCGGCTGAGCTCGTAAATAGTTGGAGGGCTTGTCAGATGGGCGGGCAGGACGAGGAGAGAAAGACCCCCCCGCGCCCCCAAAGCTTCACCTCCTTAACACAAGGCCTGATGAACTTCACAGGCTTTTCCGTCCAGTGAGCATCACCCAGCAGATTTGCGCTGAACAGAAAGAACAATTTCACTCCACAACTCCGGGACAGAACATCCCGATGAATAACCTTTCTTATATAACGCATTTCTAAGCAACTGTTACAAAATGGTTTATCTCCCAAAATAAGGCCAGTGAATAAAAACCATTGAGGtgtggagaaggagggagagccaCCGTGGACGACCTATAATTCAGCAGTGAAAGAGTTGAGGTCAAGAAAGTAACAAAGATAGAAAAATTGAATTATAGCTTGCGACTTATGAAATTACCCAGGgataaaagaagacaaagggaTAACGGGGATTCTTAACGGGGATTCCCTTTGTCAAAGGGTTTTGTAACGTCCCTGTTATTGTTACATATAATTTAGCTCTTAATCTGTTATTGAGGCaaaaatgactcaaaatgtACTTAAAATTGATAACAGCGAAAGATTGTAGCTACTTGTTAACATGTGCTAGatagcagtaaaaaaaatttttgttttaaaggtatgtgggggggggggggggggggttgtctcgtctctggtggtgtttttttttaacaaacggGGATGAACGCGTGGACGGTTGAAGTTCAGTCAAGCGGAACAGCTGCTTCAGAGTTTTCCAGCCATGACATCATCGTCCTGCCTACGGGGTGATTTAGCCTGTGACTGTGATTGGGGACAAGTGGCTCATCCTCTTGTTATGAACACTTTCATTCACTAACACGACTCTTTCACAAGGAGACAGGTTGCCATgatgctccacacacacacacacacacacacacacacacacacacacacacacacatacacacacacacacacacacacacacacacacactgcctgctAATCTGAGGGCCCAATGATTGCATAAGCCTCAGCTCAGACAACAGTCCCGAGGacggaaacaaacacacacacacactttgattttgCTATATTTGTAAGAGTGCTCTGAATGgggtatctatctatctatctatctatctacctatctatccatatatctatccatccatccatccatccatccatccacccacccatctatccatctatccatccatccatccatccacccatccacccacccacccatctatctatctatctatctatctatctatctatctatccagctatctatctatctatctatctatccttaCATTAATTAGGTTTGTAGTGTCCCTACTAGACAAATACATGCCCGTCATACAGGTGGCAGTGTTTGATTGAAGTGATAGGATCAAAACACATTGGCTGCTAAAATTGCATTATGCCGTCTTACTTCCGCACCTTCCCTACCATCACATGTAAACAGTGTATTAACCTTTTGAAATTTTTTCAGAGGTGGAGCTGCAAAAAGCTGTCGACTGAGCCTTTAGAGCCCAGAAGCTACAGTTGGCACCTACGTGTGTTTGGGCATGGATTTTGCGGCTGAGCTGAGAGCAGCTGTGACAGTGGCTATAAAATGCACTTGCCACATGATGATACCAGTGCACTGCAGAGAGGCATCTTCAATGCCAGAATGAGCCACCTTATAGATCCAGGTATAGGTCGATTTCAGGGAGATCAATGTGTCAAAGTCTCACTAATTGTGTCTGACTGCCGTCATAGGTAAGCCACTGCAGGGCTGGAAGTCGCCTCCGGCAATGTTTCCCAGGAGTGTTTCCCAGGGGGGTCAAACGAGGTCGCCAGTGCTAAACGGAGCTGTTCATCAGGGCCCGCTACAGGCAGAAGACAAAATTGAGCGACCAAAATAGCAAATAACAACTCTGAGCCATTCCACTTCTGATTTTATACTTTAGAGTTAGAGTTATTTTTTTGCTAATGGAGATAATCATCTTGTCACCTAGGTTGTACTCTCTACTGGTGCATTGCATGACATTGGCCATACTTCACTGCAGCATTTAGCATCTCGTCTTcagggaggagaagtggaatATGAGCTCTTATTTGCTTTGGATACTGAATCGTCTGACCCACTTCCCTAATATTCCCtggataccccccccccccccccccccccccccccccgcccatccACATCTTCATTCCTCTCCCCCATCCCGTATTTTGGCTGCATCAGACTTAAGGCTCTTAGCTGGCTGCTGTGAGAGCGCAGGCTTTTAGCTGTGGGAGTTCTGCGGTGCAGACCTCATCATTGTGCAGGTTTGAACAAGCACCAGCTCCTTCTTAATGTGACTCAACAATCTTTAACATGCTCTCATTTACTAGGCTGCACTTGCTGTGTGCAGGCACCCTCGTTTTACCATTCAGTGCCGcttttagagggaaaaaaaaagttagaattGGCTTGAGATGCGAACAAACAACTCCCCTGACATCTCCAACTCTTTGAGAGCGCCTGCCATTAGGCTGACCATGTGAAGAGCAGACCGGTGAGTGGCAGCGCTATTAGGAGCATTAAGGCCCTGTGTAATTCACAGACGGGGCAGAGCGGTGCTGGACCCGTTGCCCTCGTAGGAGCGGGTAATTAAATGTCCTGCCAGTCACAGTAATAGTAGCCGAGATTGTCACCCCCGTCACACTACAATCCATCTTTAACCAAGTGTGTTAGCAAATTTGCTTGAAGATGCAAGCGTTTGTCTGCTTGAATGCGTGGTTATGCCTGTGTGTAGTGTTATGTGGTCCTGCCTGCTTGTGTGTcaatgtatatgtatttatacgGCGGTGCAGAGCGACTGAGGACGATGGCTCAGAGCCGGTCACACAAGGACACCACATTCCTGCTGCCTCTCTCACACTGCAGTGACAGAAACTCTGGTCTCACTGATCTTACCCTGCAGCAACACAcccgcacgcgcgcacacacacacacacacacacgcacagacacagacacagacacacgcacgcacgcatgcacgcattcacagacacgaacacacacacacacacacacacactctaaatgTGTTTAATATGACAGCCCACTCTGGAAATAATCCTACCCCCAAATTAAAGTCACATCTCCTCGAGTACATTCAATTTCTGCCCTGTTTGCCTCACTGGGATTCAAACTCCCAACCTCAGCATCATTGGCTGCTCATCACGCAGAAccgtgatgagagagagaaagagaagactGACGATGAGATAGAAAggcaaagagcaggagagaagagCGAGGGAGGTTAGGTGAAAACGTGCAGACACACCTCTTTCAGACTGATCTTGCAGTTGTAAATTATATTGGAACCGTCTCTCTTGAAGTGGATGTGACCTTTGTCTTTAAGCACAAAGGCTATGTCAGCAGGAATGTTCTCAGGGGTCTCGTCCCCCTCCTTTGGGAAGGTGATCTTGGtcccctccttccatcccttcTTGATGACGATATTGAGGATCTTGTCCTCTGTCCTCATGCTCCGCCCATCTGGGTTCAGCCTGCGGCGGGTGATCTTCATACGCTTGGTGCAGCCGTGGAAGATTTCTTCCAGGGAGACCTTCAGCTCATGGACCACTGGAGGGTCTTGCTGCTTTCCGCCGGTCCCCAGGCACTCTGACGGCGCCCCCTTCTTCCTGCGGCCCTCCCCGTGGAAGCCGTTGTTCATCCCTCCAGGAAAGCCAAACTGCCTTCCAAAATGATTGAAGGGGTCGTCCTcgtccatgtccatgtcctgCTCGCCATCGTTGCTGTGGTCGTTGTGGAAGGAGAAACCGTTGGAGCGACTGTGGCTGCGGTTGGAGCCGAAAAACATGTCGAAGGGG
It includes:
- the dnajb5 gene encoding dnaJ homolog subfamily B member 5, with the translated sequence MGKDYYKTLGIPKGSNEEEIKKAYRRMALRFHPDKNKDANAEEKFKEIAEAYEVLSDPKKRAVYDKLGEEGLKTGGNSSSGAPGNSTHHYTFHGDPHATFASFFGGSNPFDMFFGSNRSHSRSNGFSFHNDHSNDGEQDMDMDEDDPFNHFGRQFGFPGGMNNGFHGEGRRKKGAPSECLGTGGKQQDPPVVHELKVSLEEIFHGCTKRMKITRRRLNPDGRSMRTEDKILNIVIKKGWKEGTKITFPKEGDETPENIPADIAFVLKDKGHIHFKRDGSNIIYNCKISLKEALCGCTVTIPTLDNRIISLPCHDIIKPGTAKRVRGEGLPFPKNPLQRGDLIVEFSVRFPDRIPPQSREIIRQHLPHS